From Streptomyces fungicidicus, one genomic window encodes:
- a CDS encoding TIGR03960 family B12-binding radical SAM protein: MPAEAAESVFPQLEALLPHVQKPIQYVGGELNSTVKPWESCDVRWALMYPDAYEVGLPNQGVMILYEVLNEQDGVLAERTYSVWPDLEELMREHHVPQFTVDSHRPVKAFDVFGLSFSTELGYTNMLTALDLAGIPLEAKDRGLDDPVVVAGGHAAFNPEPIADFIDCAVIGDGEQAVLEITRIVRAWKEEGRPGGREELLLRLAKTGGVYVPGFYDVEYLPDGRIARVVPNRSGVPWRVSKHTVMDLDEWPYPKQPLVPLAETVHERMSVEIFRGCTRGCRFCQAGMITRPVRERSITGIGDMVDKGLKATGFEEVGLLSLSSADHSEIGDIAKGLADRYEEDKIGLSLPSTRVDAFNIDLANELTRNGRRSGLTFAPEGGSERIRKVINKMVSEDDLIRTVATAYGNGWRQVKLYFMCGLPTETDDDVLQIADMATRVIAKGREVSGSNDIRCTVSIGGFVPKPHTPFQWAPQLSAEQTDERLTKLRDKIRGDKKYGRSIGFRYHDGKPGIVEGLLSRGDRRIGAVIRAVYEDGGRFDGWREHFSYDRWMDCADKALVQFGVDVDWYTTRERTYEEVLPWDHLDSGLDKDWLWEDWQDALDETEVEDCRWTPCFDCGVCPQMDTSIQIGPTGKKLLPLTVKNAASAS, from the coding sequence ATGCCTGCCGAAGCCGCCGAGTCTGTGTTCCCGCAGCTCGAAGCTCTGCTCCCGCATGTGCAGAAGCCGATCCAGTACGTCGGCGGAGAGCTCAACTCCACGGTCAAGCCGTGGGAGAGCTGCGACGTCCGCTGGGCGCTCATGTACCCCGACGCCTACGAGGTCGGACTGCCCAACCAGGGCGTCATGATCCTCTACGAGGTCCTCAACGAGCAGGACGGCGTCCTCGCCGAGCGCACCTACAGCGTCTGGCCGGACCTCGAGGAGCTGATGCGGGAGCACCACGTCCCCCAGTTCACCGTGGACAGCCACCGCCCGGTCAAGGCCTTCGACGTGTTCGGCCTGAGCTTCTCCACCGAGCTCGGCTACACCAACATGCTCACCGCCCTCGACCTGGCCGGCATCCCCCTGGAGGCCAAGGACCGCGGCCTCGACGACCCGGTCGTCGTGGCCGGCGGCCACGCCGCCTTCAACCCCGAGCCGATCGCGGACTTCATCGACTGCGCGGTCATCGGCGACGGCGAACAGGCCGTCCTCGAGATCACGCGGATCGTCCGCGCCTGGAAGGAGGAGGGCCGCCCCGGCGGCCGCGAGGAACTCCTCCTCCGCCTGGCGAAGACCGGCGGGGTGTACGTCCCCGGCTTCTACGACGTCGAGTACCTCCCCGACGGCCGTATCGCCCGTGTCGTGCCCAACAGGTCGGGCGTCCCGTGGCGGGTCTCCAAGCACACGGTGATGGACCTCGACGAGTGGCCCTACCCCAAGCAGCCCCTCGTCCCGCTCGCCGAGACGGTCCACGAGCGGATGTCCGTGGAGATCTTCCGCGGCTGCACCCGCGGCTGCCGCTTCTGCCAGGCCGGCATGATCACCCGCCCGGTCCGCGAGCGCTCCATCACCGGCATCGGCGACATGGTCGACAAGGGCCTGAAGGCGACCGGCTTCGAAGAGGTCGGCCTGCTCTCGCTCTCCTCCGCCGACCACTCGGAGATCGGCGACATCGCCAAGGGCCTCGCCGACCGCTACGAAGAGGACAAGATCGGCCTCTCCCTGCCCTCCACCCGCGTCGACGCCTTCAACATCGACCTGGCCAACGAGCTGACCCGCAACGGCCGTCGCTCGGGCCTGACCTTCGCCCCGGAGGGCGGCTCGGAGCGCATCCGCAAGGTCATCAACAAGATGGTCTCCGAGGACGACCTGATCCGCACCGTCGCCACCGCCTACGGCAACGGCTGGCGCCAGGTGAAGCTGTACTTCATGTGCGGCCTGCCCACCGAGACCGACGACGACGTCCTCCAGATCGCCGACATGGCCACCCGGGTGATCGCCAAGGGCCGCGAGGTCTCCGGCTCCAACGACATCCGCTGCACGGTCTCCATCGGCGGTTTCGTCCCCAAGCCGCACACCCCCTTCCAGTGGGCCCCGCAGCTCTCCGCCGAGCAGACGGACGAGCGCCTCACCAAGCTCCGCGACAAGATCCGCGGCGACAAGAAGTACGGGCGTTCCATCGGCTTCCGCTACCACGACGGCAAGCCCGGCATCGTCGAGGGCCTGCTCTCCCGCGGCGACCGCCGCATCGGCGCGGTCATCCGCGCGGTCTACGAGGACGGCGGCCGCTTCGACGGCTGGCGCGAGCACTTCTCCTACGACCGCTGGATGGACTGCGCCGACAAGGCCCTGGTGCAGTTCGGCGTGGACGTCGACTGGTACACCACCCGCGAGCGCACCTACGAGGAGGTCCTCCCCTGGGACCACCTCGACTCCGGCCTCGACAAGGACTGGCTCTGGGAGGACTGGCAGGACGCCCTCGACGAGACGGAGGTCGAGGACTGCCGCTGGACCCCGTGCTTCGACTGCGGCGTGTGCCCGCAGATGGACACTTCCATCCAGATCGGCCCGACCGGCAAGAAGCTGCTGCCGCTGACGGTCAAGAACGCGGCGTCCGCTTCCTGA
- the rodA gene encoding rod shape-determining protein RodA produces MTGGVNSFQVSGYGPERAGWTRVFARDSLARRLDWPILLSAIALSLLGSLLVYSATRNRTELNQGDPYYFLVRHWLNTGIGLALMVGVLWLGHRALRTAVPLLYGASVFLILLVLTPLGSTINGAHSWIKLPGGFSLQPSEFVKITIILGMAMLLAARVDAGDKPHPDHRTVLQALGLAVVPMLIVMLMPDLGSVMVMVIIVLGVLLASGASNRWIFGLMSAGAIGAVTVWQLGILDEYQINRFAAFANPELDPAGVGYNTNQARIAIGSGGLSGSGLFHGSQTTGQFVPEQQTDFVFTVAGEELGFVGGALIIGLLGIILWRACRIARDTTDLYGTIVAAGIVAWFAFQAFENIGMTLGIMPVTGLPLPFVSYGGSSMFAVWLAVGLLQSIRLQRPMSA; encoded by the coding sequence ATGACCGGCGGCGTCAACAGCTTCCAGGTCTCCGGATACGGGCCGGAGCGGGCCGGCTGGACGCGGGTCTTCGCCCGCGACTCCCTGGCCCGGCGCCTCGACTGGCCGATACTGCTCTCGGCGATCGCCCTCTCCCTGCTGGGCTCGCTCCTGGTCTACTCGGCCACCCGCAACCGCACCGAACTCAACCAGGGCGACCCCTACTACTTCCTCGTCCGCCACTGGCTCAACACCGGCATCGGACTGGCCCTGATGGTCGGCGTCCTCTGGCTCGGCCACCGCGCCCTGCGCACGGCCGTGCCCCTGCTCTACGGCGCCTCCGTCTTCCTCATCCTGCTGGTGCTCACCCCGCTGGGCTCCACCATCAACGGCGCCCACTCCTGGATCAAGCTCCCCGGCGGCTTCTCCCTCCAGCCCTCCGAGTTCGTGAAGATCACGATCATCCTGGGCATGGCCATGCTGCTCGCCGCCCGCGTCGACGCGGGCGACAAACCGCACCCCGACCACCGCACGGTCCTCCAGGCACTCGGGCTCGCCGTCGTCCCCATGCTGATCGTGATGCTCATGCCCGACCTCGGGTCGGTCATGGTCATGGTCATCATCGTGCTCGGCGTGCTGCTCGCCTCCGGCGCCTCCAACCGCTGGATCTTCGGACTGATGAGCGCCGGCGCGATCGGAGCGGTCACCGTCTGGCAGCTCGGCATCCTCGACGAGTACCAGATCAACCGCTTCGCCGCCTTCGCCAACCCCGAACTCGACCCCGCGGGCGTCGGCTACAACACCAACCAGGCCCGCATCGCCATCGGCTCCGGCGGACTGAGCGGCTCCGGCCTCTTCCACGGCTCCCAGACCACCGGCCAGTTCGTCCCCGAACAGCAGACCGACTTCGTCTTCACCGTCGCCGGCGAGGAACTCGGCTTCGTCGGCGGCGCCCTCATCATCGGCCTGCTCGGCATCATCCTCTGGCGCGCCTGCCGCATCGCCCGCGACACCACCGACCTGTACGGCACGATCGTCGCCGCCGGCATCGTCGCCTGGTTCGCCTTCCAGGCCTTCGAGAACATCGGCATGACCCTCGGCATCATGCCCGTCACCGGCCTGCCCCTGCCCTTCGTCTCCTACGGCGGCTCCTCCATGTTCGCCGTCTGGCTGGCCGTGGGCCTGCTCCAGTCCATCCGCCTGCAACGGCCGATGTCCGCGTGA
- a CDS encoding CYTH and CHAD domain-containing protein — MADTKREIERKYESDDGALPDLTRVPGVATVLDKGVTHLDATYHDTADQRLTAASVTLRRRTGGSDAGWHLKLPVAPGVRDEIRAPLSDTLPGELATLVRSRARDAALGPLVRLRTDRDVRHLTDADGRLLAEVSVDTVHAERLTGTGGTARWTEIEVELADDGDPAFLDKVDKRLRKAGLRPSPSGSKLARALAGTASAEPPRPTGKPVTAGDHVLAYVRAQRDALVDLDPAVRQDTPDSVHRMRVATRRLRSTFRSFRSILDRTATDPIGTDLKWLAAELGLDRDQEVLAERLRSSLADVPDTLVAGPVGDRLTRWAEARHAGAHGRLTGILDSRRYLTLLDTLDALLADPPLRDEAAATPDKALTKAVRKDLDKLTGLVTRALDLPPGDDRDLALHDARKKTKRTRYAAEAATPALGKPAKRLVKSMKSLQGLLGDHQDSVMARRTLRELAAVAHAAGESAFTYGILYGREEHRAALAENALPEAWAALTEDLRPWTA, encoded by the coding sequence ATGGCGGACACCAAGCGCGAGATCGAGCGAAAGTACGAGTCCGACGACGGCGCACTGCCGGACCTGACCCGCGTCCCCGGCGTCGCAACCGTCCTCGACAAGGGCGTCACCCACCTCGACGCCACCTACCACGACACCGCCGACCAACGCCTCACCGCCGCCTCCGTCACCCTGCGCCGCCGCACCGGCGGCTCCGACGCCGGCTGGCACCTGAAACTCCCCGTCGCCCCCGGCGTACGGGACGAGATCCGCGCACCCCTCTCCGACACCCTCCCCGGAGAACTCGCCACCCTCGTCCGCTCCCGCGCCCGCGACGCCGCACTGGGGCCCCTCGTCCGGCTGCGCACCGACCGCGACGTACGCCACCTGACCGACGCCGACGGCCGGCTGCTCGCCGAGGTCAGCGTCGACACCGTCCACGCCGAACGCCTCACCGGCACCGGCGGCACCGCCCGCTGGACCGAGATCGAGGTCGAACTCGCCGACGACGGCGACCCCGCCTTCCTCGACAAGGTCGACAAACGCCTGCGCAAGGCCGGCCTGCGCCCCTCCCCGTCGGGCTCGAAACTGGCCAGGGCCCTCGCCGGGACCGCATCCGCCGAGCCGCCCCGCCCCACCGGGAAACCCGTCACCGCCGGCGACCACGTCCTCGCCTACGTCCGCGCCCAGCGGGACGCCCTCGTCGACCTCGACCCCGCCGTACGCCAGGACACCCCCGACTCCGTGCACCGCATGAGGGTCGCCACCCGCCGCCTGCGCAGCACCTTCCGCTCCTTCCGCAGCATCCTCGACCGCACGGCCACCGACCCCATCGGCACCGACCTGAAGTGGCTGGCCGCCGAGCTCGGCCTGGACCGCGACCAGGAGGTCCTCGCCGAACGCCTCCGGTCCTCCCTCGCCGACGTCCCCGACACCCTCGTGGCCGGCCCCGTCGGCGACCGCCTCACCCGCTGGGCCGAGGCCCGCCACGCCGGAGCCCACGGCCGCCTCACCGGCATCCTCGACTCCCGCCGCTACCTCACCCTGCTCGACACCCTCGACGCCCTCCTGGCCGACCCGCCCCTGCGCGACGAGGCCGCGGCCACCCCCGACAAGGCCCTCACCAAGGCCGTGCGCAAGGACCTCGACAAGCTCACCGGCCTCGTCACCCGGGCCCTCGACCTCCCGCCCGGCGACGACCGCGACCTCGCCCTGCACGACGCCCGCAAGAAGACCAAGCGCACCCGGTACGCCGCCGAGGCCGCCACCCCGGCGCTCGGCAAACCGGCGAAGCGCCTCGTCAAGTCCATGAAGTCCCTCCAGGGCCTGCTCGGCGACCACCAGGACAGCGTCATGGCCCGCAGGACCCTGCGCGAACTCGCCGCCGTCGCCCACGCCGCCGGCGAGAGCGCCTTCACCTACGGCATCCTCTACGGCCGCGAGGAACACCGCGCGGCACTCGCCGAGAACGCCCTCCCCGAGGCCTGGGCGGCGCTCACCGAGGACCTCCGGCCCTGGACGGCGTAG